DNA from Planctomycetia bacterium:
GCTGAGCTTGGAACCAGAGCGTTCAGGATTAGAGGGAGATGGGTTCATGGTTGCGGTTCCAGCATGATGGGAGCCACCTGGCTGTCATCCATTAACTCGGTTTCCACATAAGTGCGAAGAATATCGCGAAGCTGCGTGCGTGCCCGGCTGAGCAGCGATTTCACAGCTTTGGCTGATATCCCAATCACCTGGGCAATTTCCTCATAGCTCATTTCCTCAAACTTATTTAACACCACTGCCAGCCTTTGGCGCTCGTTTAATTGTGATAATGCCAATTCCACCACATTGGCGAGTTCCTGGTGCCGCATCCGCCTGTCGGGTTCTGTGGAAACTGCAGGCACCAGCGCCTCTTCAGGCCGGGCCATCTGGCTGCCTGATTGGCTCACCAGCGGATCAATCTGATAGGAAGGCTTCCGCTTCCTGCGTCGCAAGGCATTGAGAGCCACATTATTGGCGATGGTAAACAGCCAGGTGCTGAACTTGGCCTGCGGCGAATAATCATTCCGTGCCCGGTAAACCCGCAGAAACACTTCCTGGGCCAGGTCTTCCGCTTCATCGGCCGAGCCACACAGATGGGTAAGTATGCCAATCAGCCGATGCTGATACTTGGTGACCAGTTCCTGAAACGCTGCATTATCATCATTACGAACACGCAACATCAGCCGGATATCAGGATCCTGCGCGGCATACATCTGGCTAGTTTTACCTATCGGCTGCATGGAGATACGATACGTTCAAAACCAGCAAAACGGTAGCCCCTGAGAGAAGTTCTCAGCAAATGAAATGACTCCTTATTCTCCCCTCTCCCCCTCGGGGAGAGGGGGCCGGGGGTGAGGGGTTTCTAATCAGCCGACGCACTTGAAGATCAGAGACGATCCAGGACGTTAATTGACAAATGCTCGTGCAACCGTACCACTGCTTCGCGAAACGCCGCTAAGCAGTGGCAACCTAACTTTTTTCAATAACACAATACCCAATCTCAGTGTAAAGTAAGATGAGCAGTTGCGTTTCTTATCAATGTGATAATGCTAGAGGATTTCCAAGCATGAAGACTATTGCTGCCTTCAACAACAAGGGAGGTGTTGGGAAAACTACACTTACTTGCAATATTGCTTCATATTTCGCGAGGGCAATGCGACAGAGGGTATTAGTCATTGATTGCGACCCTCAGTGTAATGCAACACAGCTAATCTTAGGACAAGATGCTGCCTCTGACTTATACTGGAATTCGAGCAGCGCACAATCCAACGAAACAACTATTCGAGATATTCTTCAACCAATCGAAGATGGCGATTCAGGGATATCTGATTCAATTCAGCCCTTTATTTCATCGAGAAATCGCTTCAATGTTGATGTAATTGCTGGCCATCCAGGACTGTCAATAATTGAAGACAGGCTAGGTGGCGCATGGCATGACCTATTAGGCGGCGACTTAGGCGGTATAAGAAAGACAAATTGGAACTTAGCGCTTTGCGAAAAGCTATCACCACACTACGATTACTGTTTTATTGATTTAGGACCTAGTCTTGGATCTATTAATAGGAGTGTATTAGTTGGGTGCGATAGTTTCTTTACTCCTATGGGATCCGATATTTTTAGCATACTTGGAGTAAGAAACATTTCTGCCTGGCTGCAGCAATGGACTGCGAAGTATGAAAACGGCCTAAAGCTAGCGGAAAGTAATCAGCCAGGAAGATTGGATAACTTCTCGATATCACGAAAATTATCGATTAAGAATGGCTATGTTGGATATACGATGCAACAGTACATTACAAAGGCAATTAGTGGAGAAAGGAGGCCGACAAAAGCTTATGATGAAATCATTACTTGTGTTCCAGATGAGATAAAGTCATCTTTGCAAAACTATTTCCCTTCCGGCATGACGCTTTCTGATGCAAACCTAGGAGACGTCCCTCACCTTTTTAGTCTAATTCCATTGGCACAGTCAGCAGCATCGCCAATTATCGATTTACAATCCTCTGATGGATTAGTTGGTGCTCAATATAAGCAAAGAGAACAATTTGGAGAGATCATACAAGCAGTAGCTGCAAAAATGATGAACAACTTGTCGAAGGTGTAATATGAATTGGCCAAACGCACTTATTTGTGAACTGGCTGAACGAAGATGCGCAATTTTCCTTGGTTCAGGTGCCAGTGCAGGTTCTAAAGGAATAGGTGGGGTCCATCCTCCCGATTGGAAGACATTCCTTGAACATTTGATGGCAAAAATGCAAACTACGTCGGAGCAAGCTATTGCAGAATCACTAATTGCTGAGAAACGTTACCTTGAGGCAGCCGAAGTAATTAAGTCTGATGTAGCAATAGCGGACTTTACACAATTTATTCGTGATGAGTTAGTAGCCCCTAAATTTGCTGCATCAGAAATTCATAAGTCTGTACTTCAAATTGATCCCAAGATAGTACTTACAACAAACTACGACGACATCTATGATACTTACTGCCGTAATGGGGATGCCGCTGCTGGTTACAACGTATGCAAGTATTACGATTCACATTTAGTTTCTGACCTGCGCTCACCAATACGATTGATCGTCAAGGCGCATGGTTGTATTAGCAACCCATCAAAAATCGTATTAACTAGATCAGACTATTTTGAACAACGATTGGAGCATGAGCGATTCTTCCATGTATTGGACGGATTATTTGTGACGAGCACACTCTTGTTTATCGGATATAGTCTCTCCGATCCTGATATTCAATTAGTCCTTGAAAATGCAAACATTGCAGCGCCGCGCGCACACCCGCACTATGCAGTAATACCTGATGATGCTCATGCTGCTCTGCGAAAATCATGGTCGAAGTCGTACAACATCCAATTCATAGATTATCCTGCTGGTGATTACACGCTGCTAAATAACAAGTTGATTGAGTTAACTCAATCAGTAAATGAATACCGTAAACTTCACATATCATGAAAATGCTATGTGTACGGCAGGGTGGCACTGAACAACAGATTCAAAACAAAAACCGTGGCACTGAACTGCTGTACTCAGCAGATCAGTGTGAGACCTCGCGGCAACAATCACCTACCACGGCGAACGAACCGTCTTCGGCTTGCCAATCGCTTCCGAGGTCGCTGGCTTCGTGAAATCAACCATCACCCGGCTTCCTGCCCGCACATCGACCCTGCGGACATCCCGTTGCATTTCGCCTCGGCTTTTCCACATCGCCTCCACCGTATAGGTGTA
Protein-coding regions in this window:
- a CDS encoding ParA family protein; the encoded protein is MKTIAAFNNKGGVGKTTLTCNIASYFARAMRQRVLVIDCDPQCNATQLILGQDAASDLYWNSSSAQSNETTIRDILQPIEDGDSGISDSIQPFISSRNRFNVDVIAGHPGLSIIEDRLGGAWHDLLGGDLGGIRKTNWNLALCEKLSPHYDYCFIDLGPSLGSINRSVLVGCDSFFTPMGSDIFSILGVRNISAWLQQWTAKYENGLKLAESNQPGRLDNFSISRKLSIKNGYVGYTMQQYITKAISGERRPTKAYDEIITCVPDEIKSSLQNYFPSGMTLSDANLGDVPHLFSLIPLAQSAASPIIDLQSSDGLVGAQYKQREQFGEIIQAVAAKMMNNLSKV
- a CDS encoding SIR2 family protein codes for the protein MNWPNALICELAERRCAIFLGSGASAGSKGIGGVHPPDWKTFLEHLMAKMQTTSEQAIAESLIAEKRYLEAAEVIKSDVAIADFTQFIRDELVAPKFAASEIHKSVLQIDPKIVLTTNYDDIYDTYCRNGDAAAGYNVCKYYDSHLVSDLRSPIRLIVKAHGCISNPSKIVLTRSDYFEQRLEHERFFHVLDGLFVTSTLLFIGYSLSDPDIQLVLENANIAAPRAHPHYAVIPDDAHAALRKSWSKSYNIQFIDYPAGDYTLLNNKLIELTQSVNEYRKLHIS
- a CDS encoding sigma-70 family RNA polymerase sigma factor — encoded protein: MQPIGKTSQMYAAQDPDIRLMLRVRNDDNAAFQELVTKYQHRLIGILTHLCGSADEAEDLAQEVFLRVYRARNDYSPQAKFSTWLFTIANNVALNALRRRKRKPSYQIDPLVSQSGSQMARPEEALVPAVSTEPDRRMRHQELANVVELALSQLNERQRLAVVLNKFEEMSYEEIAQVIGISAKAVKSLLSRARTQLRDILRTYVETELMDDSQVAPIMLEPQP